A single Desulfovibrio gilichinskyi DNA region contains:
- a CDS encoding sensor histidine kinase — MKKLIDCRVHKLLLISMIVVPAIPLLLAMFIGYYSYSKTTEKLVVSAIRQSAIDHRDIISAFLKERQTDLQSYLNLIPADHLQWGMDHGDIALMFKNAGGVFQDLGLIAPDGVQISYSGAYELTEKNYLDAPWYQDTIKNGYHVSDVFLGYRNVPHFVVAVTRIIDGKPWVLRGTINSDIFRKLVDGVKLGDTGEAYIVSQDGKFQTARRSGGGLLENDLFNYPYQKKNIITFLGNDDGVDYLLASALMNDGKWRLIVRQKRADAFRSTNIAGYTILLVLLCGGAVIVVLALFTSRKIYETLERQAEAVCTLENQLMRAARLAELGEMSAGFAHEINNPLQIMKSDLALLELVLEDALPSNCEPAVRDEVKDISDQLKLQIDRCAGITREILNFGRSSKPELQKIDLSVYLPGVGAMVEKKATVHGVEMGCEISPETPQIEADPRQLQQVMVNLLNNAIYAVIDRHGSEGGKVKVDATLGADGSAVIKVADNGTGISPDNLTKIFVPFFSTKAPGQGTGLGLSVCHTIISTLGGDLAVESVKNEGTVFTITLPGLKTNS, encoded by the coding sequence ATGAAAAAACTGATTGACTGCAGAGTTCATAAGCTCCTTCTCATTTCCATGATTGTTGTTCCGGCAATACCACTTCTTCTGGCGATGTTTATCGGATATTATTCATACTCAAAAACAACGGAAAAGCTGGTTGTAAGTGCTATTCGACAATCTGCGATAGATCACCGGGATATAATTTCGGCATTCCTGAAAGAACGGCAGACTGATCTGCAGTCATATCTGAATTTAATCCCTGCTGATCATTTGCAATGGGGAATGGATCATGGCGACATCGCTTTGATGTTTAAAAATGCAGGAGGTGTCTTTCAGGATTTAGGTTTGATTGCCCCTGATGGGGTACAGATCTCATATTCAGGAGCATATGAATTGACTGAAAAAAACTATCTTGATGCACCTTGGTATCAAGATACAATAAAAAACGGTTATCATGTAAGCGATGTTTTTTTGGGATACCGCAACGTTCCGCATTTTGTTGTTGCGGTTACGCGGATTATCGATGGGAAGCCGTGGGTGCTGCGCGGTACGATTAATTCGGATATTTTTAGAAAGCTTGTTGATGGCGTAAAGCTTGGAGATACCGGTGAGGCATATATTGTCAGTCAGGACGGTAAGTTTCAGACTGCGCGCAGATCCGGCGGCGGACTTCTCGAGAATGATTTATTTAATTATCCTTATCAGAAAAAAAATATAATTACGTTTCTTGGAAATGATGACGGGGTTGACTATTTGCTTGCGTCCGCCCTCATGAATGACGGCAAGTGGCGGCTTATTGTGCGGCAAAAGAGAGCAGATGCTTTCCGGTCAACAAATATTGCAGGATATACAATTCTTCTTGTTCTGCTTTGCGGCGGGGCTGTGATTGTTGTTCTGGCTCTTTTTACCAGCCGTAAAATTTATGAAACTCTTGAGCGGCAGGCTGAAGCTGTCTGTACTTTAGAAAATCAGCTTATGCGTGCTGCAAGGCTTGCAGAGCTCGGTGAAATGTCGGCAGGATTTGCGCATGAAATAAATAACCCGCTTCAGATAATGAAGAGCGATCTGGCATTATTGGAATTGGTTCTTGAGGATGCATTACCAAGTAACTGTGAACCTGCAGTACGTGATGAGGTTAAGGATATTTCGGATCAGCTAAAATTGCAGATAGACCGTTGCGCCGGCATAACACGTGAAATCTTAAATTTCGGACGGAGCAGTAAGCCGGAATTACAGAAGATTGATCTTTCCGTTTATTTACCGGGAGTGGGGGCCATGGTTGAAAAGAAAGCCACCGTTCATGGAGTAGAAATGGGGTGCGAAATCAGTCCTGAAACCCCTCAGATTGAGGCTGACCCCAGACAATTACAACAGGTAATGGTTAATCTGCTGAACAATGCAATTTATGCAGTGATTGACCGTCATGGTTCTGAAGGCGGAAAAGTAAAGGTTGATGCTACTCTCGGTGCTGACGGAAGTGCTGTAATAAAAGTTGCTGATAACGGAACGGGCATAAGTCCTGACAATCTGACTAAAATTTTTGTTCCTTTCTTTTCAACAAAAGCACCGGGGCAGGGGACTGGGCTTGGTCTGTCTGTCTGCCATACAATAATAAGCACGCTTGGCGGCGACCTTGCTGTTGAAAGTGTTAAGAATGAAGGTACTGTTTTTACTATTACTCTACCCGGACTTAAAACTAATTCTTAA